In one Oscillospiraceae bacterium genomic region, the following are encoded:
- a CDS encoding alpha/beta hydrolase, with protein sequence MNVTRYSLWENVPCTTNNYEPWIEHYAPKNKITNSALIIIPGSGYISDPDRPKQEGERVAKYFCDKGINVFVLRYRVFPDVFPCPILDGRRAVRYVRYYSEKFGINKEKVAVMGYSAGGHLTASLFTYHDKTEYEGIDEIDNESFVPDYQILCYPVISLDKENYFTNKGSADNLLSLRYEQLKDSLSLDKSLVKVEAPTFIWHNFDDDAVGVENSLLYAKKLSKDGTSVEMHIFPDGGHGKGLPVEDKKDLNHIKIWTELLDNWLKYKDFY encoded by the coding sequence ATGAATGTAACAAGATATTCGCTATGGGAAAATGTACCATGTACTACAAATAACTATGAGCCATGGATTGAACACTATGCCCCGAAAAATAAAATAACAAATTCTGCTCTTATTATAATACCGGGAAGTGGATACATCAGTGATCCTGACAGACCAAAACAGGAAGGCGAACGGGTTGCTAAGTATTTTTGTGATAAAGGAATAAATGTTTTTGTGTTAAGATACAGAGTTTTTCCTGATGTTTTTCCTTGTCCGATATTAGATGGAAGAAGAGCAGTAAGGTATGTAAGATATTATAGTGAAAAATTCGGGATAAACAAAGAAAAAGTAGCAGTAATGGGATACTCGGCAGGAGGTCATCTGACTGCGTCACTTTTTACATATCATGATAAAACAGAGTATGAGGGGATAGATGAAATTGATAATGAAAGTTTTGTTCCCGATTATCAGATTTTGTGTTATCCTGTTATAAGTCTTGATAAAGAGAATTATTTTACTAATAAAGGCTCTGCAGATAATCTTCTTTCTTTAAGATATGAGCAGTTAAAAGATTCTTTAAGTCTTGATAAGTCACTTGTTAAAGTCGAAGCACCAACATTTATCTGGCATAATTTTGATGATGATGCGGTTGGGGTTGAAAACTCTTTATTATATGCAAAAAAATTAAGTAAAGACGGCACATCGGTTGAAATGCATATTTTCCCTGACGGAGGGCATGGAAAAGGACTTCCTGTTGAAGATAAGAAAGATTTAAACCATATAAAAATATGGACTGAACTTTTGGATAATTGGCTTAAATACAAAGATTTTTATTGA
- a CDS encoding sugar kinase, whose protein sequence is MEFIKKNREFDLIGFGEVMLRLSPDSKEKISTSEAFNKNAGGSELNVVSGAAMLGVRSAIITKLPENKLGHFIRNKIRYGNVSDDYIVYDHSSSKRLGIYFYESGVYPRKSSVVYDRANASVTTLSIDEIPEEIFAKTGVFHISSISLALGKTLQETAIYCIKKFKEAGAVISFDVNYRATLWDEDTARETIKKILPYVDILFVSEESSRRMFAKTGTLEEIQKSYADEYGCRIVATTKRQVISPTKHNFSSQIYYDGKYYTEEAYENIEVVDRLGSGDAYVAGVLYGVITHSDIIKALEIGNAMSAVKNTINGDMCSSSIGEIEEVIKSHQAVGHQSEMNR, encoded by the coding sequence ATGGAATTTATTAAAAAAAACAGAGAATTTGATTTAATAGGTTTTGGGGAAGTTATGTTAAGACTTTCTCCTGACAGTAAGGAAAAAATTTCCACAAGTGAAGCATTTAATAAAAATGCAGGAGGAAGCGAACTTAATGTTGTGTCAGGTGCTGCGATGCTTGGGGTTCGTTCTGCTATTATTACAAAACTTCCTGAAAATAAGCTTGGCCATTTTATAAGAAATAAAATAAGATATGGAAATGTAAGCGATGATTATATAGTTTACGACCATTCGAGTTCAAAAAGGCTTGGCATATATTTTTATGAAAGCGGAGTATATCCTCGTAAATCGTCTGTTGTATATGACAGGGCAAATGCTTCTGTAACTACACTTTCGATTGATGAAATACCTGAAGAAATTTTTGCCAAAACGGGAGTATTCCATATAAGCAGTATATCTTTGGCTCTCGGCAAAACTTTGCAGGAAACTGCAATTTATTGTATAAAAAAATTCAAAGAAGCGGGAGCAGTTATATCTTTTGATGTTAACTACCGTGCAACTTTATGGGATGAAGATACAGCAAGGGAAACAATTAAAAAAATTCTTCCCTATGTTGATATTTTATTTGTATCGGAAGAAAGTTCAAGAAGAATGTTTGCAAAAACAGGAACTTTAGAAGAAATTCAAAAAAGTTATGCCGATGAGTATGGATGTAGAATTGTTGCAACAACTAAAAGGCAAGTAATAAGTCCTACCAAACATAATTTTTCGTCTCAAATATACTATGATGGTAAATATTATACTGAAGAGGCTTATGAAAATATTGAGGTTGTTGACAGACTGGGCAGTGGAGATGCTTATGTTGCAGGTGTGTTATATGGTGTGATAACTCATTCAGATATTATTAAAGCGCTTGAAATAGGAAATGCTATGTCGGCGGTTAAAAATACTATTAATGGTGATATGTGTTCAAGCAGTATAGGTGAGATTGAAGAAGTAATAAAATCACATCAGGCAGTAGGACACCAAAGTGAAATGAACAGATAA
- a CDS encoding biotin transporter BioY, which produces MLKTKSLIKISLFTAVICILSLVRIPVLPVPVSLTFFAVNTIILISDLKISFISLLLYLVLGLIGLPVFSQGGGIGYVFNMSFGYLLGFLIAPLISGFFTKKINLNEFKKNMMLSGINILTVYFFGVLYAYFLSYVYLGITMDIKYLITYYVLIFIPSDIFFAYLSVKISGRLKRIVK; this is translated from the coding sequence ATGTTAAAAACTAAATCTTTGATTAAAATTTCATTGTTTACTGCTGTTATATGTATATTAAGTTTGGTAAGAATACCTGTTTTACCTGTCCCGGTTTCTTTAACATTCTTTGCAGTTAATACAATTATCCTGATTTCTGATTTAAAAATAAGTTTCATATCTTTGTTGTTGTATTTAGTACTTGGCCTTATCGGGCTTCCTGTGTTTTCTCAGGGCGGCGGGATAGGATATGTGTTTAATATGTCTTTCGGATATCTTTTAGGATTTTTAATTGCACCTTTAATTTCAGGATTTTTTACAAAGAAAATAAATTTAAACGAATTCAAAAAAAATATGATGTTAAGCGGCATAAATATTTTAACAGTTTATTTTTTCGGAGTTTTATATGCTTATTTTTTATCATATGTTTATCTTGGAATAACAATGGATATTAAGTATCTTATCACGTATTACGTACTTATATTTATTCCGTCTGATATATTTTTTGCTTATCTATCTGTAAAAATTTCTGGAAGATTGAAAAGAATTGTAAAATAA
- a CDS encoding TIGR00159 family protein — MPGLFFLRTIKITDIIDIIIVSYLIYKVIVFFRNTRAYQLIKGIALLLIFSQLSEMFHLNTISYILKNTMQVGLIAIVVLFQAEIRKALSKMGSKGFKLFNFEDNDDDEQIKYIVKQIKDASFNLSKLGYGALMVIERDIKIGDIIRTGVNLDSEITSELMVNIFVPNTPLHDGAVIIGDHKIKAAACFLPLSQNEAISNELGTRHRAGIGITESTDAVVVIVSEETGKISVAMDGELSRNMSEEKLTDILTKAFTRELGYNKRNKVWRFKKNGK, encoded by the coding sequence ATGCCCGGTCTGTTTTTTTTACGAACCATAAAAATAACCGATATTATTGACATTATAATAGTAAGTTATCTTATTTACAAAGTAATAGTATTTTTTAGAAATACCCGTGCTTACCAACTCATAAAAGGGATTGCTTTGCTTCTTATTTTTTCTCAGCTTAGCGAAATGTTTCATCTTAATACTATAAGTTATATACTTAAAAATACGATGCAGGTAGGTCTTATTGCTATTGTAGTATTATTCCAGGCAGAGATAAGAAAAGCGTTATCAAAAATGGGTAGTAAAGGGTTTAAACTATTCAATTTTGAAGATAATGATGACGATGAGCAGATAAAATATATTGTCAAACAAATAAAAGATGCAAGTTTTAACTTGTCAAAACTCGGTTACGGAGCGTTAATGGTTATAGAAAGAGATATAAAAATAGGAGATATCATAAGAACAGGAGTTAATCTTGATTCGGAGATTACATCTGAACTTATGGTTAACATTTTTGTGCCTAATACACCTTTACATGACGGTGCAGTTATTATTGGTGATCATAAAATCAAAGCTGCGGCATGTTTCTTACCTCTTTCTCAGAATGAGGCTATTTCCAATGAACTTGGTACAAGGCATCGTGCAGGAATAGGTATCACTGAATCAACTGATGCAGTTGTTGTAATTGTATCGGAAGAAACGGGGAAAATTTCTGTTGCGATGGACGGTGAGCTTTCACGTAATATGTCAGAAGAAAAACTTACTGATATTTTAACAAAAGCGTTTACCAGGGAACTTGGTTACAATAAAAGGAACAAAGTCTGGAGGTTTAAGAAAAATGGGAAATAA
- the murA gene encoding UDP-N-acetylglucosamine 1-carboxyvinyltransferase, with protein MPDIILKKARHLEGKLDIHGAKNSALPIIAATLLSDTPSYLKSIPELTDILNMFEILKSLGCKIEEENGIYKISPEKITTLKSSYDMTSKLRASFLISGPLLAKYKSVRISYPGGCAIGSRPVDLHLKGFHSLGAKIEKKHGFIDISCDKLKGAKIYLDFPSVGATENIMMASTLAEGETIIENAAVEPEIVDLANFLSSMGAEVIGAGTDTIKVRGVKKLIGCEHTVIPDRIEAGTYMVAAAITKGDVTINNVICDHLRPVCAKFKEIGVNIIEKPDSIRVICENPLKATDIKTLPYPGFPTDMQAQFASLFSCIKGTSIITETIFENRFQHIGELKRMGANIRIDGRCAVIEGGRLSGTTVSATDLRAGAALVLAGLNADGETIIKNSHYITRGYFNFVDNLNSLGANIKYLE; from the coding sequence TTGCCGGATATTATTTTAAAAAAGGCAAGACATCTTGAGGGTAAATTAGATATTCACGGTGCCAAAAATTCTGCACTTCCCATTATTGCTGCTACCCTTTTATCAGACACTCCGTCTTATCTTAAATCAATTCCCGAACTTACCGACATTTTAAATATGTTTGAAATTTTAAAATCGCTGGGTTGTAAAATTGAGGAAGAAAACGGTATATATAAAATCAGTCCAGAAAAAATAACCACACTTAAATCATCTTATGATATGACAAGTAAACTAAGAGCATCATTTCTCATCTCAGGTCCTCTTCTTGCAAAATATAAAAGTGTACGTATTTCCTATCCCGGAGGATGTGCTATTGGTTCAAGACCTGTCGACCTTCATTTAAAAGGATTTCACTCTTTAGGTGCAAAAATCGAAAAAAAGCATGGTTTTATTGATATTTCCTGTGACAAATTAAAGGGAGCAAAAATTTATCTTGATTTTCCGTCTGTAGGAGCAACAGAAAATATAATGATGGCATCTACTCTTGCAGAGGGTGAAACTATAATTGAAAACGCTGCTGTTGAACCTGAAATAGTTGATCTTGCAAATTTTCTAAGTTCTATGGGTGCAGAGGTTATAGGAGCAGGTACTGATACAATAAAAGTAAGAGGTGTAAAAAAATTAATAGGATGTGAGCATACAGTTATTCCCGACAGAATAGAAGCAGGAACATATATGGTTGCCGCTGCAATAACAAAAGGAGACGTAACTATAAATAACGTTATTTGCGACCATTTAAGACCTGTTTGTGCAAAATTTAAGGAAATTGGTGTAAACATAATTGAAAAACCTGACTCCATAAGAGTCATTTGTGAAAATCCTCTTAAAGCCACTGATATAAAAACACTGCCTTATCCAGGTTTCCCCACTGATATGCAGGCACAGTTTGCCTCGCTTTTTTCCTGCATAAAAGGCACAAGTATTATTACTGAAACAATTTTTGAAAACAGGTTTCAACATATTGGCGAACTAAAAAGAATGGGAGCTAATATAAGAATTGATGGAAGGTGCGCAGTAATCGAAGGAGGGCGGCTTTCAGGAACAACCGTTTCAGCAACCGACTTAAGAGCAGGAGCTGCACTTGTTCTTGCAGGTTTAAACGCAGATGGAGAAACAATTATTAAAAATTCTCATTACATCACAAGAGGATATTTTAACTTTGTTGATAATTTAAACAGTCTCGGAGCAAACATAAAATACCTGGAATAA
- a CDS encoding helix-turn-helix transcriptional regulator, whose protein sequence is MIKGDRMKEENIINVKNFNMISRFNSDTIIDKNFTDIKVIFSLSNDILIRMGKKNEWLSKDEIYITDYSRNIQIDSPFLSEYKIIFIKINSVYYEKLMNKRYLIKGNQKLILNSLFEEYERFNINPESKISKMMLKTLCEQFFLLILRNNLRVEKYKKSVKSDLDIINSLTMYFNEHLGEEIHFSDIVKKAGLSSTGLKTLFKKHTGMGVMKYYNYLKIEKAKEYLLMDELNATQIANLLGYESIHYFSRQFKNITGFSPTEYRNSLT, encoded by the coding sequence ATGATAAAGGGTGATAGAATGAAAGAGGAAAATATTATCAATGTAAAAAATTTTAATATGATTTCAAGGTTTAATTCCGATACAATAATTGACAAAAATTTTACGGATATAAAAGTAATATTTTCTTTATCAAATGATATTCTTATAAGAATGGGGAAAAAGAATGAATGGCTTTCAAAAGATGAAATTTATATAACTGACTATAGCAGGAATATACAGATTGATTCTCCTTTTTTATCAGAATACAAGATAATATTTATAAAGATAAATTCTGTTTACTATGAGAAACTTATGAATAAGCGTTATTTGATAAAAGGTAATCAGAAACTTATTTTAAATTCTTTGTTTGAAGAATATGAAAGATTTAATATAAATCCTGAGAGTAAGATTTCAAAAATGATGTTAAAAACGCTTTGCGAACAGTTTTTTTTGCTGATTTTAAGGAATAATTTAAGAGTTGAAAAATATAAAAAGTCTGTTAAAAGCGACCTTGATATTATAAACAGTTTAACTATGTATTTTAATGAACATTTAGGCGAGGAAATTCATTTTTCGGATATAGTAAAAAAAGCAGGTCTTTCATCCACAGGACTTAAAACACTTTTTAAGAAGCATACAGGCATGGGGGTTATGAAATACTATAACTATTTGAAAATTGAAAAAGCAAAAGAATATCTTTTGATGGATGAACTCAATGCAACACAAATTGCCAATTTGTTAGGATATGAAAGTATTCATTATTTTTCAAGACAGTTTAAGAATATAACAGGATTTTCGCCCACGGAGTATAGGAATTCCTTGACTTAA
- a CDS encoding cytidylate kinase-like family protein, with amino-acid sequence MSNLAITIGRQFGSGGREIGILLADKLGIKCFDKEIIKRASEENGISEKMFEQADEKPINSFLYSIVAHGFPTYTMPLHADNMFSNDKIFTMQAGTIKRISEEMPAVFIGRCANDILRKNEKLVSIFIYSNMEDKIKRISEKYNISEKESKEMIRRIDKSRSSYYEFYANQKWGDLNNYMLCINSSCGIDKTVNILYKYIMELGY; translated from the coding sequence ATGAGTAATCTTGCTATAACAATCGGAAGACAGTTCGGTAGTGGAGGAAGAGAAATAGGCATTTTACTTGCAGATAAACTCGGGATAAAATGTTTTGATAAAGAAATTATAAAAAGAGCTTCAGAGGAAAACGGAATAAGTGAAAAGATGTTTGAGCAGGCAGATGAAAAACCGATTAACAGTTTTCTTTATTCTATAGTTGCACATGGATTTCCTACATATACAATGCCTCTTCATGCAGATAATATGTTTTCCAATGATAAAATATTTACTATGCAGGCTGGAACAATTAAAAGAATCTCGGAAGAAATGCCGGCAGTTTTTATTGGAAGATGCGCAAATGATATTTTAAGAAAAAATGAGAAACTGGTTTCTATATTTATATATTCCAATATGGAAGATAAAATCAAAAGAATAAGCGAAAAATATAATATCAGCGAAAAAGAATCAAAAGAAATGATTAGAAGAATCGATAAATCAAGAAGCAGTTACTATGAATTTTATGCAAACCAAAAATGGGGAGATTTAAATAACTATATGCTGTGTATCAATTCATCCTGCGGTATTGATAAAACTGTTAATATTCTTTACAAATACATAATGGAACTGGGGTACTAA
- a CDS encoding biotin--[acetyl-CoA-carboxylase] ligase, protein MIKITEENIKKHLCCNSYEFEIFDKIDSTNTYARNVLKDGKVIISDMQKNGRGRMGRSFYSPEDNGIYMSVVLKVDKEYSDLDLFTVAIASITLSAIEKVTGKNCFVKWVNDIFLNDKKVSGILCENVLSKDGKKIEYIIIGIGINVKSVKDFPMDLKDIAGCIEEIDRNILIAEILKGTQTLRKDFNLKKYLKLYKEKSMVINKNISFFLNSKEYSGKVEDINDKGNLVVRIPNGDIKIIKSGEIRLNLNDIC, encoded by the coding sequence ATGATAAAAATTACTGAAGAAAATATAAAAAAGCACCTTTGCTGTAATTCTTATGAATTTGAAATATTTGATAAAATAGATTCAACCAATACTTATGCAAGAAACGTTCTTAAAGATGGAAAAGTCATAATTTCCGATATGCAAAAAAACGGCAGGGGAAGAATGGGAAGAAGTTTTTATTCACCGGAAGATAACGGTATATATATGAGCGTTGTACTGAAGGTGGATAAAGAATATTCTGACCTTGATTTATTTACTGTTGCGATTGCTTCAATAACCTTAAGTGCTATAGAAAAAGTCACAGGTAAAAATTGCTTTGTAAAATGGGTTAATGATATATTTTTAAATGATAAAAAGGTTTCGGGAATATTATGTGAAAATGTTCTCTCAAAGGATGGCAAAAAAATTGAATATATAATTATAGGCATTGGTATAAATGTTAAATCTGTTAAAGATTTTCCAATGGATTTAAAGGATATAGCAGGATGTATAGAGGAAATTGACAGGAATATTTTAATAGCAGAAATTTTAAAAGGTACTCAAACATTAAGAAAAGATTTTAATCTTAAAAAATATCTGAAATTATATAAAGAAAAGTCTATGGTAATCAATAAGAATATTTCATTTTTCCTAAACTCGAAAGAATATAGCGGAAAAGTTGAAGATATTAATGACAAGGGAAATCTTGTAGTTAGAATACCAAATGGAGATATAAAAATAATAAAGTCAGGAGAAATTCGTCTGAATTTAAATGATATATGTTAA
- a CDS encoding branched-chain amino acid aminotransferase: MEIKIEKTLTPKVKPDQSNLGFGKIFTDHMFIMDYEEGKGWHDARIVPYQNISLAPSAMVFHYGQEMFEGLKAYKGADGKTRLFRPEMNAKRTNESNKRLCIPSLPEEYFVEAVKAIVKIDEDWIPTEAGTSLYIRPFIIATDEFLGVAPSKTYKFIIILSPSGAYYASGLAPVGIWIEDEYVRAVRGGMGFAKTGGNYAASLIGQVKAHDDGYSQVLWLDGVERKYIEEVGAMNIFFKINGKIVTPMLNGSILPGITRNSVIHLCKEWGYEVEERKVSVDELLEAQKNGTLEEVFGTGTAAVISPVGKLRYCDDVMTINGGEIGPVSQKIYNTVTGIQNGTVEDAFNWITFVE; encoded by the coding sequence ATGGAAATTAAAATTGAAAAAACTTTAACACCTAAAGTTAAACCTGATCAGTCTAACTTGGGTTTTGGTAAAATTTTTACTGACCATATGTTTATTATGGATTACGAAGAAGGAAAAGGATGGCATGATGCAAGAATAGTTCCTTATCAGAATATATCTCTTGCTCCTTCTGCAATGGTTTTCCATTACGGTCAGGAAATGTTTGAAGGATTAAAAGCATATAAAGGCGCAGATGGCAAAACCCGTCTTTTCAGACCGGAAATGAATGCAAAAAGAACAAATGAATCAAATAAAAGACTTTGTATTCCATCTTTACCTGAAGAATACTTTGTTGAAGCAGTAAAGGCGATAGTTAAAATTGATGAGGACTGGATTCCGACTGAAGCAGGCACATCTTTATATATAAGACCTTTTATTATTGCAACTGATGAATTTTTAGGTGTTGCACCATCTAAAACATATAAGTTTATAATCATTCTTTCTCCAAGCGGAGCATACTATGCAAGTGGTCTTGCACCTGTTGGAATATGGATTGAAGATGAGTATGTAAGAGCAGTAAGAGGCGGTATGGGATTTGCTAAAACAGGCGGTAACTATGCTGCATCTTTAATCGGTCAGGTTAAAGCACATGATGACGGATATTCTCAGGTTTTGTGGCTTGATGGTGTTGAAAGAAAATATATTGAAGAAGTAGGCGCAATGAATATCTTCTTTAAAATAAACGGTAAAATTGTAACACCAATGCTTAATGGAAGTATCCTACCTGGTATTACAAGAAATTCAGTTATCCATCTTTGCAAAGAATGGGGATATGAAGTAGAAGAAAGAAAAGTATCTGTTGATGAATTACTAGAAGCACAAAAGAACGGTACTTTGGAAGAAGTTTTCGGAACAGGTACAGCAGCAGTAATTTCTCCTGTTGGTAAATTAAGATACTGTGACGATGTTATGACAATAAACGGCGGAGAAATCGGACCTGTAAGCCAGAAAATATATAATACTGTTACAGGTATTCAAAACGGAACAGTTGAAGATGCTTTTAACTGGATTACCTTTGTAGAATAA
- the rlmD gene encoding 23S rRNA (uracil(1939)-C(5))-methyltransferase RlmD → MKKNDFITLEITSITSEGHGVAKKDQYVFFVPYTLIGETVSCKILKIKGNIVYCKLSEVLIPSNSRINPICPHFTKCGSCTLLNTDYKKQLDMKLLKVNDAIKRIGKIDFNVTKIIPSKQILNYRNKALIPVSYDKDKKIVCGFYRSKTHDVINMDNCLIQDKNAFIVAKKVKDWMEEYNIQPYDEKTSEGLIRHIFYRIGIHTGEIMAGIVSYKKNIPYLDKLKSSLLEIENIKSIIVNINPKKNNVILGDEVITLYGNPYIKDEISGLKFKIGSKSFFQVNPYNVSNLYNKAIELLELKKDDVLFDIYCGIGTIGLCASHKVKEVIGVEVIDEAIEYANENAKLNGITNATFYTGKAEDIIYNLIENENRPTAVILDPPRSGCDKNLLAEIEKLKPDKICYVSCDVATLARDLNILTQNNEYKIQEIIACDMFPQTAHVECCALLCRA, encoded by the coding sequence ATGAAAAAGAATGATTTTATAACTTTAGAAATTACATCAATAACATCAGAAGGACACGGAGTGGCAAAAAAAGATCAGTATGTGTTCTTTGTTCCTTATACTCTTATAGGAGAAACAGTATCCTGTAAAATTTTAAAAATTAAAGGAAATATAGTTTATTGCAAACTATCCGAAGTTTTGATACCTTCAAATTCAAGAATTAATCCTATTTGCCCTCATTTCACAAAATGCGGAAGTTGTACTCTTCTTAACACTGATTATAAAAAGCAACTTGATATGAAATTATTAAAAGTTAATGACGCCATAAAACGAATAGGCAAAATAGATTTTAATGTTACAAAAATCATTCCTTCAAAACAAATTTTAAATTACAGGAATAAAGCCCTTATACCTGTTTCCTATGATAAGGATAAAAAAATTGTTTGTGGTTTTTACAGATCTAAAACTCACGATGTTATAAATATGGATAATTGTTTAATTCAGGATAAAAATGCTTTTATTGTAGCAAAAAAAGTTAAAGATTGGATGGAAGAATATAACATTCAACCATACGATGAAAAAACGAGCGAAGGTCTTATAAGGCATATATTTTACCGTATTGGTATTCACACAGGCGAAATCATGGCAGGAATTGTATCTTATAAAAAGAACATTCCTTATCTTGATAAACTTAAATCGAGCCTTCTTGAAATTGAAAATATAAAATCAATTATTGTAAATATCAACCCAAAAAAGAATAATGTTATACTTGGAGATGAAGTTATTACACTTTACGGGAATCCATATATTAAAGATGAAATTTCAGGATTAAAATTTAAAATAGGAAGCAAATCTTTTTTTCAGGTTAATCCTTATAATGTTTCCAACCTTTACAATAAAGCAATAGAACTTCTTGAGCTAAAAAAAGATGATGTTTTATTTGATATATACTGCGGGATAGGCACAATCGGACTTTGTGCTTCTCATAAAGTAAAAGAAGTTATAGGCGTTGAAGTAATTGACGAAGCGATAGAATATGCAAACGAAAATGCAAAACTCAACGGTATAACCAATGCAACATTTTATACGGGAAAAGCAGAGGATATTATATATAATTTGATAGAAAATGAAAATCGTCCTACTGCTGTAATACTTGATCCTCCACGCTCAGGATGTGACAAAAATCTTCTTGCCGAGATAGAAAAACTAAAGCCAGATAAAATTTGTTATGTTTCCTGTGATGTTGCAACTTTAGCAAGAGATTTGAATATTCTTACACAAAATAATGAGTATAAAATACAAGAAATTATTGCTTGTGATATGTTTCCGCAAACTGCACACGTTGAGTGCTGTGCGCTGCTATGTCGTGCATAG
- a CDS encoding aminoglycoside phosphotransferase family protein: MQRGKKIIDNFCIDDEIIEIKPYGCGHINDTYLVTCKKSKYVIQRINHLIFKKPWEVMENIINICDHLKSKVISYGGNPDRETLTFITAKDGTYLAKVDGNYYRAYNFVDDAITYQTIENPAHFYSAGKAYGKFQNMLSDFGADRLHETIENFHNTEDRFFKFQTAVSENKAGRKDQVKEEIDFVIKRQDKYGVIVDLLKENKIPLRVTHNDTKLNNVLMDGKTGEAICVIDLDTVMPSTLLCDFGDAIRFGTNTADEDEKDLSKVNFDINLFEQFAKGFLEEMKDSITKTEVEYLPFSAILLTLECGIRFLTDHLDGDVYFKTHRENHNLDRARTQFKLAFEMEKKEQEMKEIIDRIYKSL; the protein is encoded by the coding sequence ATGCAAAGAGGCAAAAAGATTATAGATAACTTTTGCATCGATGATGAAATAATTGAAATAAAGCCTTACGGATGCGGACATATAAATGACACATATCTTGTTACCTGTAAAAAAAGCAAATATGTTATTCAAAGAATAAATCATTTAATATTTAAAAAACCATGGGAAGTAATGGAAAACATTATAAATATATGCGATCATTTAAAATCAAAGGTTATATCATACGGCGGAAATCCTGACAGAGAAACTCTTACATTTATTACCGCCAAAGATGGAACATATTTAGCGAAAGTTGACGGAAATTACTATCGTGCATATAACTTTGTTGACGATGCCATTACATATCAGACAATTGAAAACCCTGCTCATTTTTACAGTGCGGGAAAGGCCTATGGGAAATTCCAGAATATGCTTTCTGATTTCGGGGCTGACAGATTGCACGAAACAATCGAAAACTTCCATAATACTGAAGACAGATTTTTTAAATTTCAAACTGCAGTATCAGAAAATAAAGCAGGAAGAAAAGATCAAGTTAAAGAAGAAATTGATTTTGTCATTAAAAGGCAGGATAAATACGGAGTTATTGTTGACCTTTTAAAAGAAAATAAAATTCCATTAAGAGTTACACATAATGACACGAAACTTAACAATGTTCTTATGGACGGAAAAACCGGCGAAGCAATTTGTGTTATTGACCTTGATACTGTTATGCCATCGACTTTGTTATGTGATTTCGGGGATGCTATACGTTTTGGTACAAACACTGCAGATGAAGATGAAAAAGACTTAAGCAAAGTTAATTTTGATATAAATCTCTTTGAACAGTTTGCCAAAGGATTTTTAGAAGAAATGAAAGATTCTATCACAAAAACTGAGGTTGAATACTTACCTTTTTCTGCAATATTGCTTACCTTAGAATGTGGTATCAGATTTTTAACCGATCATCTTGACGGTGATGTTTACTTTAAAACACACAGAGAAAATCACAACTTAGACCGTGCAAGAACTCAATTCAAACTTGCTTTTGAAATGGAGAAAAAAGAGCAGGAAATGAAAGAAATAATTGACAGAATATATAAGAGTTTATAA